AAAGCAAGGAAAAGATCCGCGGGAAGAAACGTTAGAAGCTTCAATGGAACGTCGCAAGAAGTTATGTCTATCAAGATTAAAGTTGAACTTGGATAGACGATCAACGTTTCTGTTTACTCTTCAAGGGTACGTGGGTAACTCGATGTCCTGAATAAAACGAATACACGTCCGACTCGTATTTTTTGATACAATATATAAcacatttattttgtattatcacacaaatgcaaaaatataaattttgctaATTAAATTATGGAAAGAAAATTACAGTAGTTATTACGTTGAAAGTTTCTTTCTGGTATGGAATGTACCATTGATGGTGTGGGTTCTAGATAAATGTGACAGAAATTATATGGACAACAATAATATCTGAAAACGAGGATAAGATATTTGAAGAAAGCGAAACCGCGGGAAATGGATGTTCGTATTTTCTTGTAACGGGATATTGTTAAGCTTTCACAGAAGGTGGCAAAATTTTCAGAAGAGACGAATTGGACGACTCTAAAAGTTGAAGAGTGAGGAGGGATGAAAAAACGGTAGAAGGATCGGCACACATATACTGGTGGTGACATGCGTGTTAGTACACAGTGAAAGAAATCGGGCACAAAAGCGTCGCTTCTAGAATGTATACTCGGTGGCCCTCTGAATGGAGTCTGCGATTTGAATGGCTGGAGTTTCAGCGAGGGGTTGCGCGCGCCATTGTGACGGGGCAAGGTCACAAATCTGGTCGGAAATTTCTTTGAACTTCCTTGGTAACGCGGATGTTACCTCATGGGCAAAATTTACGGTCGTTAGCGAGGGAGGTGAGCAACTTTTTTAGAAAAAAGTTCTGAATATAACACAATGTTTCTTTTCAACTGAGGGTTTAAGATTGTTTCCATATCAGTTTTTGCAAGAAATATTAAACAACAATTCTATATTAAAGAAAAGTAATTAGAAATGATGATAACCTTTTTTTCATTGATTCTTCACAGTAAACAACCACTTAATAGATAGTAAGACAtagtagataattttatttcgtaGAAAAGAAGCATTTTATCTTTTGTTTGAATTTCATAATCCAAAAAATATTGCTAGATCAGCacgtaaatataattaatactaaactaaaatataaattaagtgTATTTACCAACATTAATTAATACAACATGTCTCACTgaatgaatttcaaaatttcaaatattgatACAACTAAAAAGGGTActgaataataaaaagaaactgAACAAACAAATTACGACACTAACCTTTGTGGTGAAGAATGGATCCAAATTGGAACCGACGTAGACACTGGTTTTCTCATTGACTTTGTTGCCACCAGGAGATGACATCCAATAGCTCTTCGTCTTCGGGACTCATAGGTTCGTAATTATCATAACCATCGGAATGTGTCGCATAAAGAGTACCCGATGTTCCGTACCCTTGACTGCCAGCTGATGACGCTTCGGAAACAAAACTTGGCGTTGGCGAACTCGAAGCTTCGGAACAAGGTGCTGGTACGAATGTTGGGCTAGGATTTTGCCGTAAATGTTGATGTCGATGCAAGTCCGAGCTACTATGATGCCGGAGTTCATTGTTGACATTACTACGAAGTCTCAACTCCGGAGAATGGTGACTGGATTCGACGTTGATTCCATTGTTGGAACTACACGTGGATGAGGCGGAAGAGGTCGACGAAGGCGATGACGACGTTGGCGAAGATACACTCGTGACATCCGAACCACCGTCGTGTTCTTCCAGAAGACGTTGCAGACTCCTGATATACTCGACTGCCATCCTAAGTGTTTCGACCTTCGATAGCTTTTTACTACCGGCTCTAGATCCGCCGTGCGTGCCAGCTGTATTTCCTCCAAGAGCTTGTGCCACACTTTGAGGTATATGCTGCCTCAAAGTGGCGAATCCATTATTCACCTGCTTAACACGATTTCTTTCTCGAGCGTTCCGCCTCGCAACCGAAGCCGGTTGATGAGGAACCGTGCCATAAGGACCGGTCGTCTGACCGTAAATCTTGGATCGCTTGCAACCGTGTTGTTGAATCTTGATGTCATTAGCCGGCATACTACTAGTGGAAACAATCACATTGCTGCGATGAGTTTGAGCACTGGTTGTTGAAGAACCGTGAAGATTGTGGTGATGATGCTGTTGCTGTACGCTCAACATGATCGGTAATATGTTCCCCTCCTTCGATTCCACTAAGGTCATATCACTGATTCGATCCCCCCCACTACGAGAGCAGGAGTGCGCGGCAGCGCGTGCCAGATGACCTTGAGAAATAGAATCCTCGATGTGCTCAAAGTACTAGTTTGCAAACCGAGTACTATGACGCTTCCCTCTCTAACGAGGCCCCTTCTTTTACAACACCTTGGTTGAATACGCGCGACGCGTCCAACGAATGTAGTAGAATACAAACAATAAAACACGTTCAAAACGAGACGAATGATTACGTGAATTAGGAAAGTTGAAAATAAAACCGCACCCTTGATGCTAACGGTACGGACCTGGCTCCCGAAATGCCTTACTAAGAAGGGTTCGAGGCCTTATATAGCCAGGGCGGGCACGCGCCTATCCCCTCCATTGGGCCTCATACTCGGTCTCGGGCCCTAAACCCCCATCTTCTCCCCCTCTTTCCCACCCTACTGGCTTGCAGCGCCTCATACCCCTGTACGTCCCCACCACTACCTATCCAAAGGCCCTACAACGCCCGAGATTCTCATCTTCGTGAATCGCCCTCGTGCTTTTGCGTGTCCGGTCGATTCTATTTGCTGATTTGGATATTTAAAGATGATACCCCTTGCCGTTATCGGCAAGATAACTTAACTTGTGGTTCTCGTTTCTCGGAAGTTGTAGCGTGCTCCGGATTTTATTTTAGTTGCGCATTTATATAAGCTCGAAAGTCTATTTCCATAAAATACGTACATACGAATAATATCCATAATACGTGAtagtgataataataattatattattaagcgCATACATAGAAATTTTTgcgaattaaatgaaaaagacacaacgttataccattCTTGgttattatctatatttttacgtgacaagtAAAGTATTTAACAAATagaatttagaattattttgcTTCGCGTATCGTCTTTATACTAGAAATTATTCgatcatttattataaaatatgaaacattaattatcaattcaaatttcaagcttaatattttaatcaattaGCGGATACGTTTAGacaatattttagatcctaGCCTTCCAGATTCAGTGTGTTTAACTTTTCCGTTGATATGTATGTTTTCAAATCTCAAGTCACATTGCAAAGATCCCCGAAAATTTGTGTACGCGTGAGAAACACTGGCACGCATGCAAGAAGGGTCCACATCCCCACCGACTGGCCGGTGTCTCAGGGATCGAAATTTGAACAGTTATATACCGGGAGAAAGAAAAGCTGGTCCAGAGACCGAACGAGCTGGCCGAGAGAGATACGTGCACGTACTACGAGCAAGTCAAAAAGAGAGGAATCGTGGAGAAAGAAAAGGGAGATGCATGGCGAAGAAGACGAAGTAAGAAGAGGAACGGGAGGAGGAGGGGGTGGCGGCTGAAGAGATGCTACATTGGAAAGAAGGTACTAGCCGCGCGAGTGGAGTAAGGGGGTACGCAGGATATGTGGGCCCGAATGGAGGTAGGGAAGTTGGGGGCAGCAGCGTTCTGGGCATACTGGCAGCGGCGAAGAGGGCAGGGGGTGGAAGACGTGAGCCGTTCTCCCCACCCTTGTGTCGTGGCGCGCGCCGACCCCCATCCATCGACTACACACTCCCCACCAGACATTCGGTTTTATCCGCTACGTACGAAGCGTGCGCGTACATGCGTACGTGCGTGCgtacgtgcgtgcgtgcgtgcgtgcgtgtactAGGGCGCACGCGTGCTTGCCAGGCCTCGTGCTTAAGGGGAGCATGTACGGGGAGGATGTGCGCGCGCACAGCGCGCGTGGACCTACGATTGTGTGAGTTGTGTGTGTGCGCTCACGCGTGGAACAGGTATATGCcctgttcctttctttttttttcttttaccggCGCTCTGTCTCCCTctttttttctatctctttccCCTTATCGTTCTCTTTCCGTCTATGCGTGTCTATCTTTTTCTGTGTTGAAAAACCGACGCATAAGGGGCACTTGAGGGCCACTGGACGTTCTCCCTGTGCGCGGAGCGTGCGTGGAGTCTGTGATAAATATCCGACGCCCAAATGTCGTCTGACGTTGGATTCCGACAGATAAAGGATGCTTTGACGCTTTAAACTAAGTTGTACCGAGGTACTCGTGTACCATCGATAATATTCGATAAGACCAACTGGTTGCACAAATTTCAGGAAATATCGAAACTGATATGTTATTTGGTTTTCTTATTATTTGACTTTATAGAGATATGTTTAagctattttaaataaaatgaattacaGGACTTATAATCTGCTTTAGGGAATTACACACGAGAAATATTCATCATTCTaatcaaaaaaatgaaaatgttaatcctacatttataaaaaaaaagcaaaattaaat
This DNA window, taken from Bombus terrestris chromosome 3, iyBomTerr1.2, whole genome shotgun sequence, encodes the following:
- the LOC100647493 gene encoding achaete-scute complex protein T3-like codes for the protein MTLVESKEGNILPIMLSVQQQHHHHNLHGSSTTSAQTHRSNVIVSTSSMPANDIKIQQHGCKRSKIYGQTTGPYGTVPHQPASVARRNARERNRVKQVNNGFATLRQHIPQSVAQALGGNTAGTHGGSRAGSKKLSKVETLRMAVEYIRSLQRLLEEHDGGSDVTSVSSPTSSSPSSTSSASSTCSSNNGINVESSHHSPELRLRSNVNNELRHHSSSDLHRHQHLRQNPSPTFVPAPCSEASSSPTPSFVSEASSAGSQGYGTSGTLYATHSDGYDNYEPMSPEDEELLDVISWWQQSQ